CTTTCCAATGTGCTCAACTATCCCAACCCCTTCTCCACGCGCACGTGTTTCGTGTACACGATGACAGGCGCCGAGTCGCCGACGCATTTCAAAATCCAAATCATGACCGTGAGCGGGCGGGTAGTTCGGGAAATCACGCAGGCCGAATTTGGCCCCCTGCGCACTGGCACGCACCAAAGCGATTTTTGCTGGGACGGCAAAGATGAATACGGCGACCAATTGGCCAACGGCGTGTACCTCTATCGCATCGTCGCCAAAAAAGCGGACGGCACCGATTTTGAGTTTTTTGAAAACAACAGCGTGGATGGGTACTTCAAGGGAGGGTTCGGGAAAATGGTGTTGATGCGGTGAAAACACCAAGTGGAGTATCAAATCGTCACAATCTCTTTATCGCTGAGGAAAACACCGTATGTGCGGTGCGGAAAATTTGTTTCACCAACATTTCCGCCGCACCCTTTGCTTCTTTTACCGAAATCCTACTTTTGCACTCTTTTTTACCATGATTCGTCGAGATTTATCGGATGCTCGCGATTGATGCCCTTGATTTTAAATGGGTTGCGTTTCAATCATGTTGAAAACTTGACGACACGAAGCATAAAAGCCATTGGCCAACAGCCATCCACACACAATATGACAGAACAAGAACTTCTCCGCCGCGAATCGCTGCAAAAACTCCGTGAACTCGGCATCGAACCCTACCCGGCCGAAATGTTCGAGGTGACGCACCATGCAGCCGACATCGTGGCAAACTATCAAGAGGAAACACTGGAAGACGGCTCGAAAAATCGCCTCAATTACCAAACCGTCGCCCTTGCCGGGCGCATCATGGCCGCCCGCGAAGCAGGCAAGGCGATGTTTATGAACCTGCAAGATGCGAGCGGGCGCATCCAGCTCTACCTGCGCCGCGACGACTTCGTGGCAAGCCCCGATGGCGCCCCCCCCGAAGCGCCCATGTTTGATATGGTCATCAAAAAATTGCTTGACCTCGGCGACTATGTGGGGGTGAGCGGCTTTGCCTTCAAGACAAAAACCGGAGAGGTGACCATCCATGTGCAGCAACTTAAGTTTCTGTCCAAAAGCTTGCGTCCATTGCCCATCGTGAAACGCGACGCGGAAGGCAATATCCACGATGCTTTCACCGACCCCGAGCAACGCTATCGGATGCGCTATGTGGATTTGACGGTGAACCCCGAAGTGCGTGCCACCTTCGTCAAGCGAACCCGGCTCATCAAGACCATCCGTGCATTTCTCGACGAACTGGGGCTGCTGGAGGTGGAAACGCCCATCCTCCAACCGATTCACGGCGGTGCGGCGGCACGCCCCTTCAAGACCCACCACAACGCTTTGGATATGCCGCTTTACCTGCGCATCGCCAACGAACTCTACCTGAAGCGCCTCATCGTCGGTGGGTTCGACGGGGTGTACGAACTGGGCAAGATGTTCCGCAACGAAGGCATGGACCGCACCCACAACCCCGAATTTTCCATGCTCGAGTTTTATGTGGCCTACAAAGACTACTTTTGGCTGATGGACGTGACGGAGCGAATGTTTGAGCGCATTGCTCGCGCACTAAGCGACGACGGCGACACGAAAATCCCTTCCGGCGCTCACGTCTTGGAATTTGCCGGGCCATATCGCCGCCTCACCATGTTCGATGCCATTCAGGAATACACGGGCCTCAACGTGGAGACCGCCGACGAGTCGGAGCTCCGCAATTATTGCCGCCAGCAAGGCATCGAAATTGACAAGACAATGGGAAAAGCAAAGTTGATTGACGAGATTTTTGGCGAAAAAGTGGAGAAACACCTGATTCAGCCCACGTTCTTGATTGACTACCCGGTGGAAATGTCGCCTTTGACCAAAAAACACCGCTCCAAGCCCGGCCTCGTGGAGCGTTTCGAGTTGTTTGTCAATGGCAAAGAAGTCGGAAACGCCTACTCGGAGCTGAACGACCCCCTCGACCAGCGCGAGCGCTTCGAGGAACAACTCAATCTGGCGGCACGAGGCGACGAAGAGGCCATGGCGATGGATGAGGATTTCCTACGCGCACTGGAGTATGGGATGCCACCAACCGCTGGCATTGGCTTCGGAATAGACCGATTGGCCATGCTGTTCACAGGACAGAGCTCGATACAGGAAGTGCTGTTCTTCCCACAGATGCGGCCAGAGACGCATTAAGACAGGACTTTCTCAATTGATTTTCATGGAGAATGGATAT
This genomic interval from Saprospiraceae bacterium contains the following:
- the lysS gene encoding lysine--tRNA ligase, with the translated sequence MTEQELLRRESLQKLRELGIEPYPAEMFEVTHHAADIVANYQEETLEDGSKNRLNYQTVALAGRIMAAREAGKAMFMNLQDASGRIQLYLRRDDFVASPDGAPPEAPMFDMVIKKLLDLGDYVGVSGFAFKTKTGEVTIHVQQLKFLSKSLRPLPIVKRDAEGNIHDAFTDPEQRYRMRYVDLTVNPEVRATFVKRTRLIKTIRAFLDELGLLEVETPILQPIHGGAAARPFKTHHNALDMPLYLRIANELYLKRLIVGGFDGVYELGKMFRNEGMDRTHNPEFSMLEFYVAYKDYFWLMDVTERMFERIARALSDDGDTKIPSGAHVLEFAGPYRRLTMFDAIQEYTGLNVETADESELRNYCRQQGIEIDKTMGKAKLIDEIFGEKVEKHLIQPTFLIDYPVEMSPLTKKHRSKPGLVERFELFVNGKEVGNAYSELNDPLDQRERFEEQLNLAARGDEEAMAMDEDFLRALEYGMPPTAGIGFGIDRLAMLFTGQSSIQEVLFFPQMRPETH